The window atatcagaaagggagacagaacatagaggctcctaactgtgggaaacgaactaggggtggtggaaggggaggagggcaggggtgggggtgaatgggtgacgggcactgaggggggcacttgacggaatgagcactgggtgttattctgtatgttggtaaattgaacaccaataaaaaataaatttattttaaaaataataataattttccaaaagaaaccaaagcaattcatgaaaaaaaacaaaagtcttttcaaagaatggagctgaaataatgaataaacaccaaaaaaatacGAACCTTGACTCCTATCTTACACTAACGCAAAATTATTAATTTGGGGTAGGACCTATACGTAAGCATAAAGCCATAAAgtccctaaaagaaaacacagcgaAGCAACAAAGGAAGAAGAGGTGTCTGCAAGGGAGGCGCAGGCTGGCTGCCTCCACGCCCGCGCCCGCGGCGGGGCCCAGAACCTTCCAGGAGCCCGCACGCCCTCGGCCGGCCGCCGCCCTGTGCGCAGGCGCCACCCCGGCGCCCCCGAGCGCCAGCGACCCCGGGCTACGCGACACACCTGGAGGCGGCCCCGCTGGCGGCCTGGGAGAAGCAGCCGGGTGCCCGACGCCGCGGGCACAAAGGGCAGCTGGAGCGGCAGCGCAGAAGCAGGCGCGGGGCTTCCCGGGACGCAGCCTCGGTGCGCCCGCTGCTCGGCCGGTCGCGTCGAAGGCGCCTGGGGCGGGGCCCAGAGACTGCCCGGCTTCCGGGCCCTGTCAGcgaccgcccccgcccccgcccccgcccccgcccccgcccccgcccccgcccctcggcGGAGAGCCGCTGCGCACGTCACACCTGAGGCGCACGCGCCCGACCTGCCCGCGCGCTGCGTGGACCACGTGGGGCCCCCGGCGCGAGGGGGGCGCTGGGCGCGTGCACAGGCTCGAGGGGCCGGGCAGGTGCGGCGCCTCACGCCTCAGCCCGGCCTCCCGGGCCCACGGCGACCCGCGAGCGACTGCGGGCAGCGGCCGGGTCGGCAGCACGTGGTGGGCCCCGTGACCGGGAGAGGCTCGACCAGGTAGGGCCGCGGCGGGCGGCACAGCCAGCGCGGGCTCTCGGGCGTCCCTGGCGGCGGCGCAGTCAGGGCTGGGGATGCGGGCCCGGAGGGGGGGAAAACCACTGAAACAGGGCCTTCGTGCGACCCTAGGAGAAAGATTTCTTAGGCCATCAAAAACAGgaaccataaaaaaaaaggacaagtggACTTCAccatattaaaatatctttttttttttttaaagaaacaacccAGTACAAATTGAGCAAAAACTTAAACGCAAAAGAACGTGCATATGTTTATAAGCATAAGGAAAGAGGCTCAGGATTATTAGCCGCCTTGCAGACGTCGAGGTGGTACCACCCGGCCACCAGAAGGGCGGGAGACCCAAACAAAAACCCGGCCTTGACAGCAGAAGTCGACAGGCTGCAGAGAGAGCAAATGGAACCCTCATACATGGCTGGCCGGGGCATGGACTAACACAACCACTTGGGAATTTTGGCAATTAGCAAAAAAAGTTACATATCTACCCCGTGTCCCAGAAATTCCGCTCTtgtatatttcttcaaaaaaagagaCACATCTCTGAGAAGACTTGTAGAAGGAAGAATGGTCATAGCGGCTTTACTCATCATGGCCCCAAATTAGAGAACACCTCAGTGAACATCAAGTGAATAGGCCTCAGGTGGAATTCTACTCAGCAGTGAAAAATAATTCACCGCTACCACAACGTAGCTGAATCTCAAAAACGTCCTGCCACATGTAAGAaaccaggccaaaaaaaaaaaaaagtccatctttgattcaatttataaaaagtatTAGATCAGGCAAGACTAAGCTATATGGTTAGAACAGAAACCAACTCGAGTGAGTGAATTGAATGCAAAGACTGGAGAGGAAAGTTTCTGGAAATGTTTTAGTCTTCACAGCATAGTGGCTATGCGGATGTATACATGTGGCAAAATTCACTGGTACAAGATGGGTGCAtcttattatatttcaattaGACTCCTAAATATTGTatgtaaaagaattaaattacTAAAATCTGTTACTTGTGCCTTGTTCTCTGTCCTGCAACATAAATGGAGTCAGTGGCTTGAGAAGAATAGGGTGCCAACCCCCCAAAGTGGACAGATGTTTTGAGATACAGAGAAGAGGACAGTGTCTCCTGAGCATTCACACACTACACTTCTACCACAGTGCATCAGCAGACACTATCATTCAGCAGCTCAGCTCCACAATCACTCCCATTTGCTGTGTTTATTATCTATCTCCCCAGAAAGGCAAATCTCTGCTGGGAATGGTTTCTCTGATGTCAGAAAAACCAGAGATGAAGCCTGAAACATATACCAATCTCTTATCTTCTATTagcccccttttaaaaaaatattttatttattcatgagagacacacagaaagagacagagacataggcagagggagaaacctcccctgcagggagcctgatgtgggactcgatcccaggactccgggatcacaacctgagccaaaggcagactctcaacccctgagccacctaggtgcccctcttagCCCATTTTCTTTCATCTACATGTTATGAGTTAGCCTTTATGATGCTAGATTCTTGCTGCTGTTGTAATTCTAGGTGGCTGTGAGGATGCTCCAGGGATTTCTGTACCAATTCTGAATTCAATGACAAGttggaaaataattctttaagtgagtagataaatatacaaataataacatCCTTCCAAACCCAAGAATATTAGGTTGCAAATTTTTAATACTAGGCTTGATCTTTTACTGGCAACGACCTAATTCCGGAAAATATATCCTCTCTAAACTTTCTGCAACCAACTAACAACTACAAAAGACAGTCTAAAtcatgatgattttctttttctttttttaagattttatttatttatacatgaaagacacagaaagagagaaagagaggcagagacataagcagagggagaagcaggctccctccgggactcaatcccaggactccaggatcacaacctgagccaaaggcagacactcaaccactgagccacccaggcgtcccaatcatGATGATTTTCAAGTTGTAAGTTTTGATTATTAATATTCTCTAGAGATAACAGGGTTTCTACAAACTTCCACCTTTTTTACACCTCATTAATTTTTGGTCAAAAACacttttccatataaaaaaaagtccattgttattttaaaggTCAATCATTGATCATTTATGACAAATACAGTGATCATCAGCTGTTTGCACACAAACAATGGACCAAGTAGAATGAATTCAAGAATAGAAATCAGGCAACCTAAATCCTCGTGTTGGCTGCACCATGCAGTAATGATTTAGGGCCAAGTTACAACCCATTTGAATCTCAGATTCTACAAATGTAACATGAAAGAATTGGACTAAATGCTCTCAGAGTCCTCCCCCTTCACCTACTAAAAATCCTTAGTGACCATGTAAACCCTGGAAAggggtttttttcatttcaactcTTAGAGGTGGTCTTCCAAGTGCTTGGGTGATGTGGGCAGGAGACGAACACAggggtggcagggggcagagaagTGCTGTGTTGTTCCTGGTCCTGCTGGCTTATCACCACTGTCACTCTGTGACAGGAGGGGACTGTTTGCCCACTGTTGTATTCCCACAGTTTAAACCAGTGCCTGGCACCACATACTCAATACACTTCTGAGTGAACTGtagttcattaaatatttatttaaatagggCATGAACCTAGTCAGTGAGGGCAGGCACCATATCTCTCCTGTTCACTCCTGTACCTTGGTGCCTGGAATATGCATGGTGTATAGCAGGTACTCAGTTAACATGAgtggggaaaataaatgaaaatattatcattCTTACAGAAGTGTTAGCCAGGGGGCAAGAGTTAGAAATGCCAGAATCTTCCTggaatggttttaatttgcagGTCAAGGACAATTCCAACTATACCTAGCTTCTTGAACAGTCTTGGAGAACTTCTTATAATTTCTCCTTTGGTGGAATCCCTGGTGGGCACATCTGAGATCAGAAAGGCAGGGGCAGTGGTGGATATGGTGCAGAAACATAAGCAGCACCAAAAACTCTCCACACGCTCCACAATGAATATGACTTGATCTTTGCTTAACATGTATGTTGGGCCCAGTGATACAAAAGTTAGCATGTAGAAGCCAGCAAGGGAAGGGTCAGGATTATTCTCCCAAGTGTGGGACAGAACTAGAGAGACTAAATGAGTGGCACCTTTCTTCCTGATGGAAGTAAACTCCTCTTGGAATCTTTGCCATTGGTTTCTACCTAATAACTTTTGCTTTCCAAGGTCCTGGCACCCTTTCTTTAAGAAGGACTATATC is drawn from Vulpes vulpes isolate BD-2025 chromosome 4, VulVul3, whole genome shotgun sequence and contains these coding sequences:
- the LOC140598749 gene encoding uncharacterized protein, which produces MTDPADQVVTTVDQIYFRFTLHLPTVVAPNEPLRLRAPSIDPSNEATKEEEVSAREAQAGCLHARARGGAQNLPGARTPSAGRRPVRRRHPGAPERQRPRATRHTWRRPRWRPGRSSRVPDAAGTKGSWSGSAEAGAGLPGTQPRCARCSAGRVEGAWGGAQRLPGFRALSATAPAPAPAPAPAPAPAPRRRAAAHVTPEAHAPDLPARCVDHVGPPARGGRWARAQARGAGQVRRLTPQPGLPGPRRPASDCGQRPGRQHVVGPVTGRGSTSPEAVHTLRLRQPPLLQGDGQDPNKNKGMKGHFVPSKNAVEALFRDNSCKKVPEWLSS